TCCTGTTTCGCCTCGACCAGCGCGAGCGGCCACGATCCTACGTCGTGCTGGGCTTCGTCCTTGGGCTCGGCTATCTCTCGCGCACACCGTTGCTCTTCGTCGGTGCGTCGCTCCTTTCGGTGGCCGCCTGGCAGGCGGGCACGCCGGCTCGCCGCCGTGGACTCGCCATCGCCGCGTTGGTACTGGTCGCCACAGTCACCCCGTTCATCACCGCCGTGTCGGTGGCCCGTGGACACCTGACGGTGGGTGACAACGGAAAGCTCAATCACGCATGGCTGGCGAATCCACGCCCCAATGCGATTCCCAACCGCTACTGGCAGGGCGGCCCGCCCGGAAGCGGAACGCCCACGCACCCGGCCCGCCTCATCTGGGAGGCGCCGCCCGCGTACGAATTCGGCACGCCGATCGGCGGAACCTATCCCGCGTGGACGGATCCGTCCTACTGGTACGACGGGCTGACGTATCGCTTCGACAGGTCGGCTGAATGGGCGACGCTGAGGGACAATGCGATCTTCTACTTCTACGTTTTCGGCCGCTGGATGCTGCTGGCGCTGGCCGTAACCCTCCTCGTTGCCGGGGATCTGCGGGCGACGTTGGATGCGTTCAGGAGGAACGCCAGGTACTGGGCGCCTGCGGTGGTGGGACTGGGGCTGTACCTCGTGGCGGCGGACCTCCACGTACAGAAGATGAAGCTGCAGCCCCCGCAGCGCTACATCGCAGCCTTCGTGGTTCTGCTTGGCGTCACGCTCGCGTTCTCGGTCCGCATCCGCGTCGTCAGGTATCCCGCCGCAGCCAGGCGGGTGCTGGGCGCAGGACTGGTCGCGGTCAGCCTCCTGGTCTTCTCGAGCCTGGCATCCGGGGCGTGGAACGGGTTGCACGAGCCGTCCGAGGTCCCGCCCTGGAAGGTGGCCAGTGCCCTTGAGACGACAGGCGTCGTCGCAGGCATGCGGGTAGCGACCATCTGCCCACCTGACCAGCATGAGTACTGGGCGAGGCTCGCGCGGGCGCGCATCATCGCGGATGTGCCCGACGGCACCTTGTTCTGGGAGACGCCGCCGGAGGTCCGTGAAATTGTCTTGGAACGCTTGGGGCGGGTGGGGGCGCAAGTGGTCGTGTCGTGCTGGGTTCCCCCCGATGGCGAGTCGGCCGGCTGGCGGACGGTCCCGGGCACGGCGTACGGCATGCGTCCGCTTCGACCGGGTCGATGACCGCGACCCGTCTCGACAGTCCCGATCGCTCAGGCCGCGCGCCGGACGTCGTCCTCGATCTTCCCGTCGCGGATGTGGAGCACCCGGAAGGCGTGGGCGGCGATGTCGGCCTCGTGGGTGACGAGGACGATCGTGTTCCCGGCCGCGTGCAGTCGCGAGAAGAGCGCCATGATCTCGACGCCGGTCTTCGAGTCGAGGTTGCCGGTCGGCTCGTCCGCCAGGAGGATCGACGGGTTGTTGACGAGCGCGCGCGCCACGGCCACGCGCTGGCGCTGGCCGCCCGACAGCTGATTCGGCCGGTGGGTCATGCGGTCGGCGAGCTCGACCTTCTCGAGGGCGCCACGGGCCCGCACCAGGCGATCCGCGGCCGGAATGCCGGCGTAGACCAGCGGCAACTCGACGTTGTGCAGCGCCGTCGCGCGGGGCAGCAGGTTGAACGTCTGGAAGACGAACCCGATTTCCTCGTTGCGAATCCGCGCC
This DNA window, taken from Vicinamibacterales bacterium, encodes the following:
- a CDS encoding ABC transporter ATP-binding protein, producing MALIETRDLWKSYVMGSEEIHALSGVSLSIERGEYVAIMGPSGSGKSTLMNLIGCLDTPSKGSYLLNGKQVSQMNDDELARIRNEEIGFVFQTFNLLPRATALHNVELPLVYAGIPAADRLVRARGALEKVELADRMTHRPNQLSGGQRQRVAVARALVNNPSILLADEPTGNLDSKTGVEIMALFSRLHAAGNTIVLVTHEADIAAHAFRVLHIRDGKIEDDVRRAA